From Calothrix sp. PCC 6303, a single genomic window includes:
- a CDS encoding PP2C family protein-serine/threonine phosphatase gives MTVPQSPSQPTDNTNAATDVTPVVALKELVARLHREQNKIQDLLSSLGFALRSFNNLNQFLELIPLMAARVTDADGSALFLYKPNGQVRLEQLHWQDSRQRKNIRKALETATSQITLAPNSTPVVNSTTNVLDDHMHRFLGPDMQVFGTAILLKHTERGWLYVLSRDPDYSWTETRQKLVRLVADQTAVAIDNDELAVELRKKERLDQELEIAAEIQRRLLPRQCPTIAGVNLAARCKPANRVGGDYYDFIHTSQNQIQPHHQITVDDGRWGFVIGDVMGKGVPAGLIMTMMRGMLRGEVLHGHPPGVILQNLNRVMYSDLENSNRFVTLFYSEFDPRSRTLSYSNAAHNPPLWWHAATKTITRLDAYGMLIGLDANSQYEDGQVVLEAGDVVIYYTDGLTDAASASGDRFDEENLMFSLTTACRLCKNPQEILDYMFDRVNDFVGTEKQNADDMTLVVLKVD, from the coding sequence GTGACTGTGCCTCAATCACCTTCTCAACCTACAGATAATACTAACGCCGCAACAGATGTCACCCCAGTTGTGGCGTTAAAGGAACTCGTGGCAAGGCTGCATCGAGAACAGAATAAAATTCAAGACTTACTCAGTTCGTTGGGTTTTGCCCTTCGCAGTTTCAATAATCTCAATCAATTCCTGGAATTAATTCCATTAATGGCAGCAAGAGTTACCGATGCCGATGGTAGCGCTTTATTTCTCTACAAGCCAAATGGGCAAGTGCGACTGGAACAACTGCATTGGCAAGATAGTCGTCAACGAAAAAATATCCGTAAAGCTTTAGAAACTGCAACAAGTCAGATTACCTTAGCACCAAATAGTACGCCTGTAGTCAATTCTACTACAAATGTACTAGATGACCACATGCATCGTTTCCTAGGACCAGACATGCAGGTTTTTGGAACTGCAATTCTACTCAAGCATACCGAACGGGGATGGTTATATGTATTGAGTCGTGATCCTGATTATTCTTGGACAGAAACCCGTCAAAAATTAGTCCGCTTAGTGGCAGATCAAACCGCTGTGGCGATTGACAATGACGAGTTGGCTGTAGAGTTAAGGAAAAAAGAGCGTCTAGATCAAGAATTGGAAATTGCCGCAGAAATCCAAAGACGACTATTACCGCGTCAATGTCCCACAATTGCAGGTGTCAATCTTGCTGCACGTTGTAAACCTGCTAATCGGGTTGGTGGTGACTATTATGATTTTATCCATACCAGTCAGAATCAAATTCAGCCTCATCACCAAATAACCGTCGATGACGGACGTTGGGGTTTTGTGATTGGTGATGTGATGGGGAAAGGTGTTCCCGCTGGCTTGATTATGACAATGATGAGGGGGATGCTACGGGGAGAAGTTTTACATGGTCATCCACCAGGGGTCATTTTACAAAATTTGAACCGGGTAATGTATTCGGATTTGGAAAACTCCAATCGGTTTGTTACATTATTCTACTCAGAGTTCGATCCGCGATCGCGTACTCTATCTTATAGCAATGCAGCACACAATCCCCCTTTATGGTGGCACGCAGCAACTAAAACCATTACCCGTTTAGATGCCTATGGGATGTTGATTGGTTTGGATGCTAACAGTCAATATGAAGATGGGCAAGTAGTACTGGAAGCTGGAGATGTAGTCATATATTATACTGATGGCTTGACTGATGCAGCCTCAGCTAGTGGCGATAGATTTGACGAAGAGAACCTGATGTTCTCCCTAACTACAGCTTGTCGCTTGTGTAAAAACCCGCAAGAAATCCTCGATTATATGTTCGATAGAGTTAATGATTTCGTCGGTACTGAAAAGCAAAATGCTGATGATATGACATTGGTGGTTTTAAAAGTCGATTAA
- the psbP gene encoding photosystem II reaction center PsbP, which translates to MWKKIGLILLLVLSFGLSNINAANAAGLNDFVDTTDGYQFSYPNGWVQVKVSNGPDVVFHDIIEPSENISVVISPVPGGKSLVELGTPGEVGYKLGKNALAPEGSGRQAELVNAGQREVEGKQYYKLEYLITLPNQQKRHNLAIVSVSRGKLFTFNASVTDKRWSKVKRQMENSVNSFQVY; encoded by the coding sequence ATGTGGAAAAAAATCGGATTGATTTTGCTGTTAGTTCTGAGTTTTGGCTTGAGTAATATAAATGCTGCAAATGCCGCTGGACTCAATGATTTCGTAGATACTACTGATGGCTATCAGTTCTCATATCCTAACGGCTGGGTACAAGTCAAAGTCAGTAATGGTCCTGATGTTGTGTTTCACGACATTATTGAACCATCGGAAAATATTTCTGTTGTAATTAGTCCGGTTCCAGGTGGTAAAAGCTTGGTAGAACTTGGTACTCCTGGTGAAGTCGGATATAAACTAGGTAAAAATGCTCTGGCACCTGAAGGTTCTGGTCGTCAAGCTGAGTTAGTAAATGCCGGACAAAGAGAGGTTGAAGGGAAGCAATATTACAAATTGGAATACTTGATTACACTTCCTAATCAGCAGAAACGCCATAATTTGGCTATTGTTTCCGTAAGTCGTGGTAAATTATTTACCTTCAATGCTTCAGTTACTGACAAACGCTGGTCAAAGGTCAAGCGTCAGATGGAAAATTCCGTGAATTCGTTCCAAGTTTATTAG
- a CDS encoding DUF2278 family protein: MPLKNYGVLKCKVVDRKLGEGQTPHYQVLVSDGKIQYRIAINVKSKESPSELLYFVDDNFDHPIIKGLVELDNGFNHIERQPNGLALDFIRGNFFDTKKMKPLPHNVPGPDNDLNELIGLYIERALTSQDTAIYAFGEKWGPEDKIKDKYFGFVPGNGIHDIHMNQGNAGRFAKDNGTWQDGGLLIHYPSRQQWVGIFLAFQSQAFHTDDSTGDRIQTEIATISAGVRIVAAMVNPVGEDKQETITLINSSADIIDLSGWSLTNQTKRKFPISGSINPGDAFKVTLDENLNLANEGGTITLLDNQGLKIDGVAYTKDDTAREGWTVVF; encoded by the coding sequence ATGCCTTTAAAAAATTACGGTGTTCTCAAATGTAAAGTTGTAGATCGCAAGTTAGGTGAGGGTCAAACCCCCCACTATCAAGTACTTGTGAGTGATGGAAAAATTCAATACCGGATTGCCATTAACGTCAAATCCAAAGAAAGTCCTTCGGAGTTGTTATATTTTGTCGATGACAATTTTGATCACCCAATTATCAAAGGTTTGGTTGAGTTGGACAACGGTTTTAACCATATTGAACGTCAACCTAATGGTTTAGCGTTAGATTTTATTCGGGGAAACTTCTTTGATACTAAGAAGATGAAACCACTACCCCATAATGTCCCAGGACCAGATAATGATCTCAATGAGTTGATTGGATTGTATATTGAAAGGGCGCTCACCAGCCAAGATACGGCGATATATGCTTTTGGGGAAAAATGGGGACCAGAAGATAAAATCAAAGATAAGTATTTTGGGTTTGTCCCTGGTAATGGGATTCATGATATCCATATGAATCAGGGAAATGCTGGCAGGTTTGCCAAAGATAACGGAACTTGGCAGGATGGAGGGTTACTAATTCACTATCCATCTCGTCAGCAATGGGTGGGAATCTTTTTGGCATTCCAATCTCAAGCATTCCATACCGATGATTCTACAGGCGATCGCATTCAGACTGAAATAGCGACAATTAGTGCAGGAGTCAGAATTGTTGCGGCAATGGTTAATCCTGTTGGGGAAGATAAACAGGAAACAATAACTTTAATTAATTCATCTGCTGACATCATAGATTTAAGTGGCTGGTCATTAACAAACCAAACCAAGCGCAAATTCCCAATTAGTGGATCAATTAATCCCGGTGATGCTTTCAAAGTCACCTTAGATGAAAATCTAAATTTGGCTAACGAAGGAGGAACTATCACTCTCCTCGATAACCAAGGATTAAAAATTGATGGTGTTGCGTACACCAAGGATGATACAGCGCGAGAAGGCTGGACAGTCGTGTTTTAG